In the genome of Sinorhizobium chiapasense, the window GACGCGGATGATCGCGAGGCGTTCGGCATGGACGATCTTGTCGATGTCGCCCGCCTGCGTCGAAAGCAGGAGCACGCCGAGCACGGCGCGAAAACGCTGCACCGGCACCGCGACCGAAACGATGAGCTCGCCCTTCTCCGTCACCCGGACGACGGCTCCGCGCACGCCGGTCAGCGCGTTCATGACCTCCGGGTAGATCGAACCGTTGCCGCCCGGCGGCTCCTTGTAGAGCGGCAGGTCGCCCGGCTGCAGCAGCCGGTTGAGCCACATGCTGAGCTTGTCGGCGATGCCGGTCGTTTCCGGGTCGACCGGCGGCAGGTCGAAGCGCAGCACCTGGCCGCCGCTATAGAGGTGGCGGGAGTCGAGCAGGAGATCGGCATCGGCGTCGAAGAGGCGGGCACGGGTCCGCGTCGGCGAAATCAGGCGCCTCAGGACAGGCGCGACACGCTCCTGGATGATCGGGAATTCGAGGTCCTCGTCGCTCGGCAGCGGTGTGATGCTTTCACCGGCCTGGAGTTCGAGCAGTTTTTCCGGATCGATGGTGATCGAGTTGGTATCGACCGAGGCGGAGGCGGAAATGGCCCCGGCGATGATCTCGCCCTGGGTGAGGAGGCTTTCCACCCGGGCGTCGATCAGCCCCTCGCGGAACTGGTTGAGATACATGATGCCGCCCACGAGCACCACGAGCGCGACGAGGTTGAAGAAGACGATGCGGCGGGTGAGGCTCGAAAAGACGGCATTGCCGAACAGGCGGCGGATCAGGGTGAAGGGATGCGCCCACCGGCGCTGGCTGCGCGCCGATGCCCGCCCTTCGATATCCTCGAGATCGCCCTGCAAGACTTCTACCAAGTCTCCTGCTCCCACGACGAAAATTCCGTCGCCTTCTTTTCCTTAGCATCGGCAGATTGCATCCGCCTGGTCCTCGCCTGTTCGCCGGCCCGGCTCGTGTCCCGTGGATGCGGCCTGCCACTCCCGCGTCGCCGTTACGCCACTTCTGCATGATCCACAATCGCCGCGATGACAAGCGTGGAACCGCGGCCGTCAGGCCGTCTCGCGAAAACGATAGCCGACGCCGTAGAGCGTTTCGATCATGTCGAAATCGTTGTCGACCATCTTGAATTTCTTGCGAAGCCGTTTGATGTGGCTGTCGATCGTGCGGTCATCCACATAGACTTGCTCATCATAGGCGGCATCCATCAATGCGTCACGGCTCTTCACCACGCCCGGACGCTGCGCCAGCGAGTGCAGGATCAGAAATTCGGTGACGGTAAGCGTGACCGATTCATTCTTCCAGGTGCAGGTGTGGCGCTCTTGATCCATCACGAGCTGGCCGCGTTCCAGCGAACGGGACGGTGCGTCGGAAGCCTTCGCCGTGCCGATGGCGCCGACCGCGGCGAGGTCGCGATTCGGCGCGCGACGCAGGATCGCCTTGACGCGCTCGACCAGCAGGCGCTGGGAGAAGGGCTTGGTGATGAAATCGTCGGCACCCATCTTGAGGCCGAAGAGTTCGTCGATTTCCTCGTCCTTGGAGGTCAGGAAAATCACCGGCAGGTCGGACTTCTGCCTGAGGCGGCGCAACAGCTCCATGCCGTCCATACGCGGCATCTTGATGTCGAAGATCGCGAGCTGCGGCGGACGCGCCAGCAGGCCTTCGAGCGCCGATGCACCGTCAGTGTAGGTTTCGACCTTGTAGCCCTCGGCTTCAAGCGCGATGGACACGGACGTCAGGATATTGCGGTCGTCATCGACAAGCGCGATGGTCTGCATCGTATTCAACTCCGTCTCTTGAGGTCCGTTGGTCAGACCCACTTCAAGAATCGCGGCAACCGCGATTCACCGGCGTTACTTGAGTATAAAGGTGGAACAAATTGTGGCGAAGCATAAAAGCGCCGCCTGCCAATCGTCTCGGGACTGGCCGACAAATGTGTCTCGTAGAAGCCGAATTCAACCGATTAAAAATTGCATATTTTTCTTTAAATCGATTAATATACTGATATCATTACTGTTTTAGGAATCGATGCCTTGTCTTCGCCCGACCTTGCCGGTATGTTCCAACGAAATTCACCACCAATGGCCAATGACAAAGGAAGCTTGACCATGGAGCAACTCGGCACCCGCAATCCCTCGAACGGACTGGAAACAATCGGCTTTTCGGACCTGGCTTTCGTCCGCTACAACCTCGAGGCAGCGGAGCTTTACGAGGACGCCCTTCGCCGGGGTGAGGCGCAGTTGACGGCGCACGGCGCGCTCTGCGCACGGACCGGCCAGCACACGGGCCGCTCCCCCAAGGACAAATTCGTCGTCCGCGACGCGGCGACCGCTGACCAGATCTGGTGGGACAACAACAACGCGATCTCGCCCGAAAACTTCGAACGCCTGCGCCAGGACATGCTTGCTCATGCCAAGGGCAAGTCGCTTTACGTGCAGGACCTCATCGGTGGCGCCGATCCGGCGCATGCCCTGCCGACGCGCGTCGTCACCGAGCTCGCCTGGCACTCGCTGTTCATCCGCAATCTCTTGATCCGTCCGGCGCGTGAAGCGCTCGCGGGCTTCGAGCCGAAGCTGACGATCATCGACCTGCCGAGCTTCAGGGCGGATCCGGAGCGCCACGGTTGCCGCAACGAGACGGTGATCGCCTGCGACCTGACGAACGGCCTCGTCCTGATCGGCGGCACCTCCTATGCCGGCGAAATGAAGAAATCGGTCTTCACGGTGCTCAACTATCTCCTGCCGAAAAAGGCCGTCATGCCGATGCATTGCTCGGCCAATGTGGGGCCCGCTGGCGACACGGCCATCTTCTTCGGTCTGTCCGGCACCGGCAAGACCACGCTTTCGGCTGACCCCGCCCGCACGCTCATCGGCGATGACGAGCACGGATGGGGCGAAGACGGCGTCTTCAATTTCGAAGGCGGTTGCTACGCCAAGGCGATCAAGCTTTCGGCCTCGGCCGAGCCGGAGATTTACGCGACCACCCGGCGCTTCGGTACCGTTATGGAGAACGTCGTGCTCGATGAGCGCCGCGTGCCCGACTTCGACGACGGTTCGCTGACGGAAAACACCCGTTGCGCCTATCCGCTCAACTTCATTCCGAATGCCAGCGAAACCGGAACGGCGCCGCAGCCGCGCACCGTCATCATGCTGACGGCGGATGCCTTCGGCGTCATGCCGCCGATCGCCAGGCTGACACCGGAACAGGCGATGTATCACTTCCTGTCCGGCTACACGGCCAAGGTCGCCGGAACGGAAAAGGGCGTGACCGAACCGGAGGCGACGTTCTCGACCTGCTTCGGCGCTCCGTTCATGCCGCGCCATCCGTCCGAATACGGCAACCTGCTGAAGGACCTCATTGCCAAGAACGGCGTTACCTGCTGGCTGGTCAACACCGGCTGGACCGGCGGCGCCTACGGCACCGGAAACCGCATGCCGATCAAGGTGACGCGTGCGCTGCTCTCGGCAGCACTCGACGGCTCGCTCAACGGTGCACAATTCCGCGCCGACGCGAATTTCGGCTTCGCTGTGCCGGTGTCGGTGCCGGGCGTCAACGATGGCATCCTTGACCCGCGGTCGACATGGGCGGACGGCGTTGCCTATGATGCGCAAGCGCGCCGCCTGATCGACATGTTCATCGCCAACTTCGCCAAGTTCGAACGCCACGTCGATGGCAGCGTGCGCGACGCCGCTCCCGGAGCGAAGGTCGCCGCCGAATAAAGATTGCTGGCTATGATTCACGTGAAACCCGGCCCGAAAGGGCCGGGTTTTCGCGTTTTATCCTGATTGTTTTCAAATGCTTCACGATGGGTCACGGTGATTTTCGGATTGATTCGATCCAAAATCGTGAACGTGATCGATTCTGATGAGTTACTGCATGGTTCCTTAAATCAGAACCGATCTAAGGATCAGCGACCTTTGTGCGTCTGAAAAGACGCACGCCGCTGTAAAGAGGGAACGGGCAACCGCCTCCGCCTGCCCGCGGCATCAGGACGGTTGAAACGGAGCAAACATGGCCAGCGATCCGCTTTACATCAACGACCGCATCGTCATTGCCGGCTGGGAATTGACGGAGCAGTTCGTGCTGGCCGGCGGGCCGGGCGGACAGAACGTCAACAAGGTGTCGACGGCCGTCCAGCTCTTCTTCGACATCCAGGCGTCGCCATCGCTGCCGGACCGCGTCAAGGCGAACGCATTGCGGCTTGCGGGCCGCCGTGTCTCCAAGGACGGCGTGCTGATGATCGAGGCCAATCGCTTTCGCAGCCAGGAGCGCAATCGCGAGGATGCCCGCGAGCGGCTGAAGGAACTGATCCTGAAGGCGGCCGAGCCACCGCCACCGCCGCGCAAGAAAACGAAGCCGACCCGCAGTTCAATCGAGCGACGGTTGAAGGAAAAGTCCGGCCGCGCCGAAATCAAGAAGCTTCGCGGCCGGCCCGGCGGCGAGTGAGGGAATCCGGACCGCGAGCCTGCGAAGGAAGCCGCGCCCGTGTTTTACCGGCCAAGCGAATCTTTCGGCCGCTCCCTTGAACTTTCGCCGGTGCCGCCCTCTTTTATCGAGGGCATCTGCGAAAGAGGAGGCAACCATGGGTTTGTTCAGCTTTATCAAGAACGCCGGCAAGAAGCTCGGGATCGGTGGTGACGACGCGCCGCCGGATGCCGACAGTGTCCAGAAGGAACTCGCCTCGCATGACCTCGGCACCAAGGACGTAGAGGTCGAAGTCGTGGACGACAAGGTTGTCCTCAAGGGCGTCGTGAAGGATCAATCGACCTTCGAAAAGGCGGTCGTGGCGGTCGGCAACACGCTCGGCGTATCGGCGGTCGAAGCGTCCGATCTCAAGGTCGCAGACGCCGGCGCCGCGCCCGCGCCTGCCAAGGCACCCGTCTTCTACACCGTCAAGAAGGGCGATAATCTCTGGAAGATTGCCGAGGCGCAGTACGGCAAGGGCAAGGGTGCCAAACACACGCTGATCTTCGAAGCGAACAAGCCGATGCTGAAAGACCCCGACAAGATCTATCCGGGGCAGGTCTTGCGCATTCCGGATCTGGACGCCGGCTGAACGACGGTATTTTCGGGTGGCGACCAAGTCCCGCGAAGACTATATCGCGGGCGACATCGGGCTTGATGACTTACAGCGTTGCGCGCCCCTTCAGATGCGCAACGCCGCTGCAGCATCTTGAATTGCTGCATGTTCATCCGCAAATTGCAACGATTCGCCCGTTGATCGCAGCGGATGACGGGACACACGCGATGCAGGTGCTGCCGAAAGGGATAAGACACATTCCGGGGTTCCTTGACCGCTCCCGCCAGCAGGAGCTGGTCGAGGCCATCCGTCTGGTCGTGGCGGAAGCGCCGCTCTTCGTGCCGGAAATGCCGAAGAGCGGAAAGCCGATGTCGGTGCGCATGACCAATTGCGGTCCGCTCGGCTGGGTGACCGATTGCGAACGTGGCTACCGCTATCAGGCGGAGCACCCGCTGACGGGAAGACCCTGGCCGGCAATGCCGACGCTACTCACCGATATCTGGCACGCGGTTTCGGCGAGCGACAAGGAACCGGAAGCCTGCCTCGTCAACTTCTATTCCGCAGACGCGCGCATGGGTCTGCATCAGGACAGGGACGAGCGAGATCTCGAGACGGCTGTCGTTTCGATCTCGCTCGGCGATACCTGCCTCTTTCGTGTCGGTGGCCGGGAACGCGGCGGACAGACCATCTCGTTCAAGCTTGCGAGCGGCGATATCGTCGTGCTCGGCGGCGAAAGCAGGCTCGCCTTCCACGGCGTCGACCGCATTTATCCGAACACCTCTACGCTGCTGAAGAACGGCGGCCGCCTGAACCTCACCTTGCGGCGGGTAAACGTCTGAGGTCCTTCAGAGGTTGCGTAACGGTGACCTCGCAGTGCGGCTGCCCCTCACCCTAACCCTCTCCCCGCAGGCGGGGAGAGGGGACTTGTCACGACGCTGGGCCGCGAGTCCCTTCTCCCCCATGGGGGAGAAGGTGGCCGGCAGGCCGGATGAGGGGCCCTTGCATAACCTCTTCAAAGCTTCCTGAGTGCGACCGTCTCCGTCAGGTGGTTCGGGCCCTTCTGCAGGATCAGATCGGCGCGTGGCCGCGTCGGCAGGATGTTCTGGTGCAGGTTCTTGAGGTTGATATTGTGCCAGAGCCCCTCGGCGATGGCGCGCGCCGCATCCTCGCTGATCGTCGCATAGCGATGGAAGAAGGACTGCGGGCTCTTGAAGGCCGTTTCGCGCAGCCGCATGAAGCGGCTCACGTACCAGCTGTGAATGAGACTTTCCTCGGCATCGATATAGATCGAGAAATCGAAGAAATCCGACACCATCGGCACGATCTTGCCGTCGGCCGGCAGATTGCGCGACTGCAACACATTGATTCCCTCGAAGATCAGGATGTCCGGCCGGTCGATGGTCTGGAACCGGTCCGGGATGACGTCATAGGTCAGGTGCGAATAGGTAGGCGCCTTGACGTTCGGCTGACCCGCCTTGATCGCCGAGAGGAAGCGCAAGAGCGCGCCGATGTCGTAGCTCTCGGGAAAACCCTTGCGATCCATCATGTTTTCCCGCTGCAGGATCGCGTTCGGGTAGAGGAAGCCGTCGGTTGTGATCAGGTCGACCTTCGGGCTCGAGGGCCACCGCGCCAGGAGCTCGGCCAGAATGCGCGCCGTCGTGGATTTGCCGACGGCGACCGAACCGGCGATGCCGATGACGAAAGGCGTCTTCGTTTCGTCGGACATGCTGAGAAAGCGCTTGCGCTGCTGGAACAGGATCTGCGAAGCCTCGACATGGGCGGAGAGCAGCCGCGACAGCGACAGATAGATGCGGCGTACCTCGCCAAGGTCGACTGGGTCGTTGAGCGAGCGCAGCCGTTGCACCTCATCGGCCGTCAGCGTCAACGGCGTGTCGGCGCGAAAGCGCGACCATTCCTCGGCCGAGAACACGTGGTAAGGCGAGTAGTCCCCGCCCTGGAGGTTACCCGGAAGATCCCCGGAGTCGATGTCTTTCGCGGCGATAGTCATGGATTTTGCGTCACGGGTTTTGTCGGTTTGCCTTCTCCTGCAGGCCGGACTGGCTGGTCCGCCTGGCAAGTTCGTCCATCACATCCTGCAACGGGACGGCGGCGATGTTCAATACGACCATAAGATGATAGAGGAGGTCGGCACTCTCATCGACCAGATTCTTGCGATCGTCGCTGATCGCCGCGATGACGGTTTCAACCGCCTCCTCGCCGAGCTTCTTGGCCGCCTTGCGCTGGCCGGCTGCGACGAGCTTGGCGGTCCAGGATTCGTCTGGCGCCACCTTTGCCCGCACGGCCACGATGTTTTCGAGATCGGAAAGAGTGAAATCGGTCATCATGAAATCCTTCAAGCGTCAGTCGAGCCGCATGGCGATGCCGTGCTTTGCCATATAGCGCTTCGCCTCGCCGATGCTGTAAGTACCGAAATGGAAGATCGACGCTGCGAGCACCGCCGTCGCGTGGCCGTCGCGCACGCCCTCGACCATGTGGTCGAGCGTCCCGACGCCGCCCGACGCGATGACGGGCGCCCGCACCGCATCGGCAATCGCCCGCGTCAGGGCAATGTCGTAGCCGCTTTTTGTGCCGTCGCGGTCCATGGACGTCAGCAGAATTTCGCCGGCGCCGAGATCGACCACCTTCCGGGCGAATTCGACCGCGTCGATGCCTGTCCGCTCCCGTCCGCCATGGGTGAAGATCTCCCAGCGGTTCGGCTCGCCCTCGGCCGACACCTTCTTGGCATCGATCGCGACGACGATGCACTGGTTGCCGAACTTGTCGGCGGCTTCCGCGACGAAGTCCGGATTCTTCACCGCCGCCGTGTTGATCGACACCTTGTCGGCGCCGGCGAGCAGCAGCTTGCGGATGTCGGACACCTGCCGCACGCCGCCCCCGACGGTCAGCGGCATGAAGCATTGTTCGGCGGTACGGGCGACGACGTCGAAGATCGTTTCGCGGTTGTCGGAGGACGCGGTGATGTCGAGGAAGCAGAGCTCGTCGGCGCCGGCTGCATCATAGGCTCGCGCCGCTTCCACCGGGTCGCCCGCATCGATGAGGTCGACGAAATTGACGCCCTTGACGACGCGTCCGTCTTTCACGTCCAGGCAGGGGATTACGCGGGCTTTCAAGGTCATCGGATCATCCTTTTCTCGCGGCCCGGATCAATGACAGCGCTTCCTGCGGGTCGATGCGGCCGTCGTAGAGCGCGCGACCGGAGATCGCACCCTCGAGTTTTTGCGCATCCGGCTGGGTCATGCGGCGAATATCGTCCATCGAGGCGAGGCCGCCGGAGGCGATCACCGGGATCGACACCGCGTCGGCAAGCTCCAGCGTCGATGCCCAGTTGATGCCGGTCAGGATGCCGTCGCGATCGATATCGGTATAGATGATCGCCGCGACGCCGGCACCCTCGAATTTCTTCGCCAGCTCGATGACGCCGAGTTCGGAGGCCTCGGCCCAACCTTCGACCGCTACCTTGCCGCCCTTGGCGTCGATGCCGACGGCGACCCTGCCGGGGAATTTGCGGCAGGCTTCGATGACGAGCGCCGGATCGCGAACGGCAACCGTGCCGAGAATGACCCGCGCGAGCCCGCGCGAAAGCCAGTTCTCGATATGCGCCAGCGTGCGGATGCCGCCGCCGAGCTGCACGGGATTCCGGGTTGCCTTGAGGATCGCGTCGACCGCTGCGCCGTTCACCGTCTCACCGGCAAAGGCGCCGTTCAGGTCGACGACGTGCAGCCATTCGAAACCCTGCTCCTCGAAGGCCCGCGCCTGGGCGGCCGGATCGGGATTGTAGACGGTCGCCTGTTCCATGTCGCCGAGTTTCAGGCGCACGCATTGGCCGTCCTTGAGGTCGATCGCGGGGAAGAGAATCATGTGTGTTCCGATCAAGAAAGAACGCCGGGCAGCCTCAAGGCTTCCAACGCAGGAAATTCGAAATGAGGGCGAGGCCAAGCGTCTGGCTCTTTTCCGGGTGGAACTGCGAGCCGGCCTTGTTGTCGTGGGCGACGAATGCGGTCACCGGCCCGCCGTAGTCCGCCTCCGCGATGACGTCCTCGGGACTCTCGGCAGCGAGGTGATAGGAGTGCACGAAATAGGCGTGCAGCCCGCCTTCGCCCGTCGGGATACCCGTAAAAAGCGCGTGCGGCCGGTTGAGCCTCAGCGTGTTCCAGCCGATCTGGGGAATCTTCAGCGACGGATCCGCCGGCGTCATTTCCTTGACGTCGCCCGGAATCCACCCGAAGCCTTTCGTGATCGTCTTTTCGAGCCCGCGCGACGACATGAGCTGCATGCCGACGCAGATCCCGAGAAAAGGGCGCGCGTCCTTCTCAACGGCCAGCGTCAGAGCGTCCTCCATGCCGGCGACGGCGGCGAGGCCGCGGCGGCAATCGGCATAGGCGCCGACGCCCGGCAAGACAATGCGGTCGGCGGACGCCACCCGTTCCGGCTTGTCGGTCAGGTCGATCTCGGCGGCGATGCCGGCTTCCCGTGCCGCTCGTTCGAAGGCTTTCGTGGCCGAGCGCAGATTGCCCGACCCGTAGTCAATGATGGCGACCCGCATCAGCGTTCTCCATAGGGTTGAAAGAGGCCGAGGCCGGCGGTGCTTTCAGCCTGTTTCGTCGCAGACCTTTCGATCGACGGCAACGGAGTTGCCGTTCTGCGTTCCGCCGTCGTCGATATGTTGGAAAAATAGATCTCTTCCGCTGTTTCCAGGTCGCGCGCCGGAACGATGGAGCGAAGCGTCCAGTCTCGTTTCTTGAGATTTCGCGCGATCAGCAGCGGTGCCTCGAGCGATACCAGCAGGCTGAGCGCAAGTTGCATGAACAGCGAGGCGGCAAATGCGCCGGGAACCACGGACAGGAGGATTAACAGAATTTGCAGAACGGCAACCAGGATTCCAAGGAGCCATGAGCGCTTGCTCATCAGCCAGAGCGCGGGAAAGAAAAAGGCGGCCCAGGAAAAACCGTCCGCGATGAACCGCGCCCTTTCGTCATCGGCCGGTGCGCCGGGCGGGGTCATGATCAGATAAGAAGCCATGGGTCTCAGCCGGGTATTGGCCGGCTCAGGCGAGCGTTCCCTTGGTTGAGGGTACACGTCCGGCCTGGCGCGGATCGATTTCGGTTGCGGCGCGGAGCACGCGGGCGACGGACTTGAAACAGGTCTCGGCGATATGATGGTTGTTGGCGCCGTAGATGTTCTGGATATGGAGCGTGATGCCGGCGTGCTGGGCCAGCGCCTGGAAGAATTCACGCACCAGCTCCGTGTCGAAGCTGCCGATCTTCGGCGAGGTGAACGTCACGTTCCAGACGAGGAAGGGCCGGCCGGAAACATCGACGGCCGCTCGCGTCATCGTTTCGTCCATGGCAAGGTCGATCGAGGCGTAGCGCGTGATGCCGCGGCGATCGCCGAGCGCCTTGGCGAGCGCCTGGCCGAGCGCAATGCCGGTGTCCTCGACCGTGTGGTGGTCGTCGATATGCAGGTCGCCGTCCGCCTTGATCTCCATGTCGATCAGCGAATGGCGCGAAAGCTGGTCCAGCATATGGTCGAAGAAGCCGACTCCGGTCGCGATCTTCGACGTTCCCGTTCCATCGATGTTGACGGAGACCGATACGGCGGTTTCATTTGTCTTTCTGGAAACTTGGCCGCTGCGGCTGGGCATGCTTTCTGCCATCAGGCTCTCCTGTACGCACTCGATCCGGATGATTTCGCATTGAAACAACCCAAGATCAGCGGGATCGATACCAAACCACAGCGCCGCGCGTCTTTTCAGCGCAAAGGACGCTGTAGCACTTTGAATTGCTGCATGTTTTTATCCTCAAATCGGCTAGGGTTTAAGGGAAACATGCAGAGCTGGATGCGGAAGGAAAAGCACGTCACACTTTTCCCATACCGCTCCAGAGCCGCTCCATATCAGGGGAGGCGCGAAATATCCAGAACCGTCACGGAAATTCGAGCGACCGGGGACAGCGGGAAGGAAGATCGCCGGGAGACGGTAGGACCAATTGCAATCGCGCGGTGCGCACTTACATAGGCGTCAAGCAACCAGGCTCGCCTGCAGCGGCGCGTCTCGCAAAAGCCGCTGTAGCACTCTAGAGTCGCCGCATGATTTACCCCCAAATCATTCCGATTTGAGTGATCATGCAGCGGAGCCGCAACGCCCCGAGGGCCGATAGGTATCTTCATGAGCGAACACAATCCCTACGGAACGATGCATGCGACCACCATCATCACGGTGCGCAAGGGTGGCAAGGTGGTGATGGCGGGCGACGGTCAGGTCAGTCTCGGCCAGACCGTCATGAAGAGCAACGCCCGCAAGGTCCGGCGCCTGTCGAAGGGTGACGTGATCGCCGGCTTCGCCGGTGCGACGGCGGATGCCTTCACGCTGCTCGAACGGCTCGAGGCCAAGCTCGAGCAATATCCCGAGCAGCTCATGCGTGCCGCCGTCGAACTCGCGAAGGACTGGCGCACGAACAAATACCTGCGCAATCTCGAGGCGATGATGCTCGTTGCCGACAGATCCATAACGCTGGCGATCACCGGCAATGGCGACGTGCTCGAACCCGAACACGGCACCATCGCGATCGGCTCGGGTGGAAACTATGCCCTGGCGGCCGCGCGTGCGCTGATGGACAGCGACAAGTCGGCGGAAGAGATCGCCCGCCGCGCACTCGAAATCGCTGGCGATATCTGCGTCTACACCAACCACAATCTCGTGGTGGAGACGCTGGATGCGGAATGACGGGGTCGATGTCAGTTTCCTGTCCGTAGCCGACGGCCACCTGTCGATGCTTCATGGTTGGCTTTCCGAGCCGCATGTACGGCAGTGGTGGGGCGACCCGGACAAGGAGCTGGAATCGATCCGCGATGGCTGCGCGAGCGGCGAGGTAGACGGCTTCATTTTTCATGTCGACGGGAAACCCGCCGGATACATCCAGTCCTGGACGCCGTCGCAATATGACGAGCCATGGGCGAAGGACTTGCCGTCCGACACGCCGGGCGTGGATATCTTCGTGGGACCGCCCGAAATGACCGGAAAAGGCATCGCCGCCCTGGCGCTCAAGGCCTTTGCCGGAAGACTGTTCGAAAACGGCGCCGCCCGTATCGTGATCGACCCCGACGCCGGCAATCGCCGCGCGGTCCGGGCCTATTCGAAGGCAGGCTTCGTGCCCTTTGGCGAATGGATAGATGAGTCCGGCCGGACACTCCTGATGGAGCTGACGCGCACGGAGTTTGAGAGGAATTCATGACCAACTTTTCACCCAGAGAAATCGTGTCGGAGCTCGACCGCTACATCATCGGCCAGAAGGACGCGAAACGCGCAGTCGCCATTGCCTTGCGCAACCGCTGGCGCCGTCAGCAGCTTGACGACGATCTGCGCGACGAAGTCATGCCGAAGAATATCCTGATGATCGGCCCGACGGGCGTCGGCAAGACGGAAATCTCCCGGCGGCTGGCGAAGCTCGCCGGCGCCCCCTTCGTCAAGGTCGAAGCGACCAAGTTCACCGAGGTCGGCTATGTCGGCCGTGACGTGGAGCAGATCGTTCGCGACCTCGTCGAGGTCGGCATCACATTGGTGCGGGAGAAGAAGCGCGCTGACGTCAAGGCGAAGGCCCACCAGAACGCCGAAGAGCGTGTGCTCGACGCCCTGGTTGGCGCAACCGCCTCGCCCGCAACGCGCGATTCCTTCCGCAAGAAATTGAGAGCCAACGAGCTCGACGACAAGGAAATCGAGATCGACGTTGCCGAGACCGGCGCTCCGGGTGGCTTCGAGATTCCGGGCATGCCCGGCGCCAATATCGGCGTCCTCAATCTTTCCGAAATGTTCGGCAAGGCGCTCGGCGGCAGGACGAAGAAGGTCAAGACGACTGTCAAGGCCTCCTATGAACTCTTGATCAACGACGAGTCCGACAAGCTGCTCGACAACGAGCAGATCCAGCGCGAAGCGGTCTCTGCGGCCGAGAACGATGGCATCGTCTTCCTCGACGAGATCGACAAGATCGCGGCGCGCGATGGCGGGATCGGTGCCGGCGTGTCGCGCGAGGGCGTCCAGCGGGACCTGCTGCCGCTGGTGGAAGGCACGACGGTCGCGACGAAGTATGGACCGGTGAAGACGGACCACATCCTCTTCATCGCCTCCGGCGCCTTCCACGTCTCCAAGCCATCTGATCTGCTGCCGGAATTGCAGGGCCGCCTGCCGATCCGCGTCGAACTGCGCGCACTGACCAAGGAGGATTTCCGCCGTATCCTGACGGAGACCGAGGCGAGCCTCATCCGCCAGTACAAGGCGCTTCTCGACACGGAGGAAGTCAAGCTCGATTTTACCGAGGATGCGATCGACGCACTCGCCGAGGTCGCCGTCCAGCTCAACACCAATGTCGAGAATATCGGCGCGCGCCGCCTGCAGACGGTGATGGAGCGCGTCCTCGACGACGTTTCCTTCAACGCGCCGGACCGTGGCGGCCAGACGGTGATGATCGATGCGGAATATGTCCGCAAGCACGTCGGTGATCTCGCCGCCAACACCGACCTGTCGCGCTATATTCTTTAACTTCGTGCACCCCGGAGTAGTGCAAGTTCCGGCAATCGCTGAATTGTGAGGCGCCTGTCTCTCGACAGGCGCCTTCATTTTTTCTACAGCGATCGGTAAATCGATCGAAGGCCGGGCATTATTCCGACATGATCTTGCCGTAGGGGCCGCGCGCTCGAATAACCGGGTCCCGGAGTTTCATAGGAAGAACAGATCGTGCGTCTCACCGCCTGCTTGCTCGTCATTGCCACGCTTTGCCTCTCCGCCGGCCAGGGAGCCGCGGCGGAAATCAGCGTGGTTCCGGCGGGCAATCGCCACGTCGAGCAGCCGAAGATACCGGGCGCCTCGGTCCGCCGCACGAAAGCAGGCCGCACCTCC includes:
- the hslU gene encoding ATP-dependent protease ATPase subunit HslU codes for the protein MTNFSPREIVSELDRYIIGQKDAKRAVAIALRNRWRRQQLDDDLRDEVMPKNILMIGPTGVGKTEISRRLAKLAGAPFVKVEATKFTEVGYVGRDVEQIVRDLVEVGITLVREKKRADVKAKAHQNAEERVLDALVGATASPATRDSFRKKLRANELDDKEIEIDVAETGAPGGFEIPGMPGANIGVLNLSEMFGKALGGRTKKVKTTVKASYELLINDESDKLLDNEQIQREAVSAAENDGIVFLDEIDKIAARDGGIGAGVSREGVQRDLLPLVEGTTVATKYGPVKTDHILFIASGAFHVSKPSDLLPELQGRLPIRVELRALTKEDFRRILTETEASLIRQYKALLDTEEVKLDFTEDAIDALAEVAVQLNTNVENIGARRLQTVMERVLDDVSFNAPDRGGQTVMIDAEYVRKHVGDLAANTDLSRYIL